A window from Mangifera indica cultivar Alphonso chromosome 2, CATAS_Mindica_2.1, whole genome shotgun sequence encodes these proteins:
- the LOC123203793 gene encoding uncharacterized protein LOC123203793, whose translation MASYNYNNLDSILSPSLLSLNPNRALFTSQQQPPPQEQVANITNNNAQRTQILKEEAHIEREIIKAISSGKIESLQPNSGQSISIGEHYVCVSFHDELESDCRVWEWHGHVVSYSAERGYTQEYVYGSYYERMMKKVLYEDSEEEKDEEDNSGLRQFIGGLNLTDGRVFCRNLSDNSRRM comes from the coding sequence ATGGCTTCATATAATTACAACAATTTGGATTCGATTTTGAGTCCATCACTGTTATCCTTGAACCCCAACAGGGCCCTCTTCACTTCTCAACAACAACCGCCACCCCAAGAGCAAGTCGCAAATATTACCAACAACAACGCTCAACGAACGCAAATACTCAAGGAAGAGGCCCATATCGAGAGAGAAATTATCAAGGCAATTTCCAGCGGTAAAATCGAATCGTTGCAACCGAATTCGGGTCAATCGATATCCATTGGAGAGCACTACGTGTGCGTGTCGTTTCACGATGAACTAGAGTCGGATTGTAGAGTGTGGGAGTGGCATGGACACGTGGTGTCGTATAGTGCAGAGCGTGGGTACACGCAAGAGTATGTGTACGGGAGTTACTATGAGAGGATGATGAAGAAGGTACTTTATGAAGACagtgaagaagagaaagatgaaGAGGATAATTCTGGGTTGAGACAGTTTATTGGCGGGTTGAATTTGACGGATGGGAGGGTCTTTTGCAGGAATTTAAGTGACAATTCTAGGag
- the LOC123201176 gene encoding 40S ribosomal protein S15a-1-like, which yields MVRVSVLNDALKSMYNAEKRGKRQVMIRPSSKVIIKFLLVMQKHGYIGEFEYVDDHRAGKIVVELNGRLNKCGVISPRFDVGVKEIEGWTARLLPSRQFGYIVLTTSAGIMDHEEARRKNVGGKVLGFFY from the exons ATGGTGAGAGTTAGTGTCTTGAATGATGCTCTTAAGAGCATGTATAATGCAGAGAAGAGAGGGAAACGACAGGTCATGATCAGACCATCTTCTAAAGTGATTATCAAGTTTCTTTTGGTCATGCAGAAACATG GTTACATTGGAGAGTTTGAGTACGTTGATGATCATAGAGCTGGAAAAATTGTGGTGGAACTGAATGGAAGACTGAACAAATGTGGTGTAATCAGTCCTCGGTTTGATGTTGGGGTCAAAGAAATTGAAGGCTGGACTGCAAGGCTGCTTCCTTCAAGACAG TTTGGATATATTGTGCTGACAACATCTGCTGGCATAATGGATCACGAAGAAGCTAGAAGGAAGAATGTTGGAGGCAAAGTACTTGGTTTCTTTTATTGA